From the Flavobacterium galactosidilyticum genome, one window contains:
- the queA gene encoding tRNA preQ1(34) S-adenosylmethionine ribosyltransferase-isomerase QueA — translation MKLSHFQFDLPKELLAEYPAENRDEARLMVIDRKKQTIEHKMFKDVIDYFDEGDVLILNNTKVFPARLYGNKEKTGARIEVFLLRELNSEQRLWDVLVDPARKIRIGNKLYFGDDDSLVAEVIDNTTSRGRTLRFLYDGSYEEFRNKLTELGETPIPKYISRDVTPEDAERYQTIYAKEEGAVAAPTAGLHFSKHLLKKLEIKGIKFAEVTLHVGLGTFNPVEVEDLSKHKMDSEELKITQEACDIVNEAKSKKKRICTVGTTSMRAVESSVSSHDTLNPFDGWTNKFVFPPHDFAIPTCMITNFHTPKSTLLMMVSAFCGHDLMKKAYAEAIEEKYKFYSYGDAMLII, via the coding sequence ATGAAATTATCACATTTTCAATTCGATTTGCCAAAAGAATTGCTTGCAGAATATCCTGCTGAAAACAGAGACGAAGCACGTCTAATGGTTATTGATCGTAAAAAGCAAACCATTGAACACAAAATGTTCAAAGATGTTATCGATTATTTCGATGAAGGCGATGTTTTAATCTTAAATAATACTAAGGTTTTTCCAGCTCGTTTATACGGAAACAAGGAAAAAACAGGAGCAAGAATCGAAGTTTTTTTACTTAGAGAATTAAATTCTGAGCAAAGACTTTGGGATGTTTTAGTTGATCCAGCACGTAAAATAAGAATTGGTAACAAATTATATTTTGGAGATGACGATTCACTAGTAGCTGAGGTTATCGACAATACCACTTCTCGTGGAAGAACATTGCGTTTTCTTTACGACGGTTCGTATGAAGAATTCAGAAATAAATTGACAGAACTTGGAGAAACTCCAATACCAAAATACATTTCAAGAGACGTGACTCCAGAAGATGCAGAGCGTTACCAAACGATTTATGCTAAAGAAGAAGGAGCTGTTGCGGCACCTACTGCAGGTTTGCACTTCTCTAAACATTTATTGAAAAAACTAGAAATTAAAGGAATTAAATTTGCTGAAGTTACTCTTCACGTAGGTTTAGGAACTTTTAATCCGGTTGAGGTTGAAGATTTATCAAAACACAAAATGGATTCTGAGGAATTGAAAATTACTCAAGAAGCTTGTGATATTGTAAATGAGGCTAAGTCTAAAAAGAAACGTATTTGTACCGTAGGAACTACTTCTATGCGTGCTGTTGAAAGCTCAGTTTCTTCACATGACACGCTAAATCCTTTTGATGGATGGACTAACAAATTTGTTTTCCCTCCACATGATTTTGCAATCCCAACCTGTATGATCACCAATTTCCACACGCCAAAATCAACGTTGTTGATGATGGTTTCTGCTTTTTGTGGACACGATTTAATGAAAAAAGCGTACGCAGAAGCTATTGAAGAGAAATATAAATTCTATTCTTACGGTGATGCGATGTTAATTATATAA
- a CDS encoding SIMPL domain-containing protein yields the protein MLKNSLNVIIIAIAVVISSYLFSNAFQNRNKSSDTISVTGSGKKDFVSDLIVWSGSFSKKSMTLKEAYAELDSDREKIKGYLSSKGIAANEMVFSAVSFNKDIETTYNENGTTRQQIFTGFTLTQSVSIQSKEVNKIENLSRQSSELINSGVEFYSNAPEYYYTKLAELKIKMIAEATKDASVRAKSIAENADASLGNLKKSDMGVFQITGQNSSEDFSYGGSFNTQSKNKTANITVRLVYQVN from the coding sequence ATGCTTAAAAATAGCTTAAACGTAATTATTATTGCAATCGCCGTGGTAATTTCCTCTTATTTATTTTCCAATGCCTTTCAAAATCGAAACAAAAGTAGTGATACCATTAGCGTGACCGGTTCTGGTAAAAAGGATTTTGTCTCCGATTTAATCGTTTGGAGTGGTTCTTTTTCTAAAAAAAGCATGACTTTGAAGGAAGCTTATGCTGAATTAGATTCGGATCGTGAGAAAATAAAAGGTTATTTGTCGAGCAAAGGAATTGCAGCTAATGAAATGGTGTTTTCAGCGGTAAGTTTCAACAAAGACATTGAAACTACATACAATGAAAACGGAACTACTAGACAACAAATCTTTACGGGATTTACTTTAACGCAAAGTGTCAGCATCCAATCTAAAGAAGTAAATAAAATTGAAAACCTATCACGACAATCCAGTGAGTTAATTAATTCAGGTGTCGAATTTTACTCTAATGCTCCTGAGTATTATTACACCAAATTAGCGGAGTTAAAAATTAAGATGATTGCCGAAGCCACTAAAGATGCCAGTGTAAGAGCTAAAAGCATTGCTGAAAATGCAGATGCTAGTTTAGGAAATCTAAAGAAATCAGACATGGGTGTTTTTCAGATTACGGGACAAAACTCATCTGAGGATTTCTCATATGGAGGCTCATTTAACACGCAGTCTAAAAACAAAACAGCAAATATCACCGTGCGCTTAGTCTATCAAGTGAACTAA